In Streptomyces venezuelae, the sequence CCGCCGTCTACAACTCCCCCGTGGTGTTCTTCTGCCAGAACAACCAGTGGGCGATCTCCGAGCCGACCGAGCGCCAGATGCGCGTGCCGCTCTACCAGCGCGCGCAGGGCTTCGGCTTCCCGGGCGTCCGCGTCGACGGCAACGACGTACTGGCCTGCCTGGCCGTGACCCGCTGGGCGCTGGACCGGGCCCGCCGCGGCGAGGGCCCGACCCTGGTCGAGGCGTTCACGTACCGCATGGGCGCGCACACCACCTCCGACGACCCGACGAAGTACCGGCGGGACGAGGAGACGGCGGCCTGGGAGGCCAAGGACCCGATCCTGCGCCTGAAGGCCCACCTGCTGGCCACCGGGGGCGCCGACGAGGCGTTCTTCACGGAGCTGGAGGCGGAGAGCGAGGCGATGGGCAAGCGCGTGCGCGAGGCCGTGCGCGCCATGCCCGACCCGGACACCATGGCGATCTTCGAGAACGTCTACGCGGACGGGCACGCGCTCGTCGACGAGGAGCGCGCCCAGTTCGCCGCTTACCTCGCGTCCTTCGAGGAGGGTCACTGATGGCTGTCGAGAAGATGTCTATCGCCAAGGCGCTCAACGAGTCGCTGCGCAAGGCCCTGGAGCAGGACCCCAAGGTCCTGATCATGGGTGAGGACGTCGGCAAGCTGGGCGGTGTCTTCCGGATCACCGACGGCCTGCAGAAGGACTTCGGCGAGGAGCGGGTCATCGACACCCCGCTCGCCGAGTCCGGCATCGTCGGCACCGCCATCGGCCTGGCCCTGCGCGGGTACCGGCCGGTCGTGGAGATCCAGTTCGACGGCTTCGTCTTCCCCGCGTACGACCAGATCGTCACGCAGCTCGCGAAGATGCACGCGCGCGCCCTGGGCAAGGTCAAGATGCCCGTCGTCGTGCGCATCCCGTACGCGGGCGGCATCGGCGCGGTCGAGCACCACAGCGAGTCCCCCGAGGCGCTCTTCGCGCACGTGCCGGGCCTCAAGGTGGTCTCCCCCTCGAACGCGAGCGACGCCTACTGGATGCTCCAGCAGGCGATCCTCAGCGACGACCCGGTGATCTTCTTCGAGCCGAAGCGCCGCTACTGGGACAAGGGCGAGGTCGACTTCGACGCCATCCCCGGCGAGCTGCACAAGGCGCGCGTGACCCGCGAGGGCTCGGACGTCACCCTGGCCGCCTACGGCCCGATGGTGAAGGTCTGCCTGGAGGCCGCGGCCGCGGCCGCCGAGGAGGGCAAGTCGGTGGAGGTCCTCGACCTGCGCTCGATGTCCCCGGTCGACTTCGACGGGATCCAGGCCTCGGTCGAGAAGACCCGCCGGCTCGTGGTCGTCCACGAGGCGCCGGTGTTCCTCGGCGTGGGCGCGGAGGTCGCCGCCCGCATCACGGAGCGGTGCTTCTACCACCTGGAGGCGCCGGTCCTGCGCGTGGGCGGTTTCCACGCCCCCTACCCGCCGGCCCGCCTGGAGGACGAGTACCTGCCCGGCCTGGACCGGGTGCTCGACGCCGTCGACCGCTCGCTGGCGTACTAGGAGACCCGCGTCATGACCATCCGCGAATTCAAGATGCCCGACGTGGGCGAGGGCCTCACCGAGGCCGAGATCCTCAAGTGGTACGTCCAGCCCGGTGACACGGTCACCGACGGCCAGGTCGTCTGCGAGGTCGAGACGGCCAAGGCCGCCGTGGAACTGCCGATCCCGTTCGACGGCACCGTGCACGCCCTCCTCTTCGAGGAGGGCACCACGGTCGACGTCGGCCAGGTGATCATCTCGGTGCAGACCGGCTCCGGCGAGGCCGCCGCGGCCCCGGCCCAGGAGATCCCCGCCCCCGCCGAGGCCGAGGAGGCCGCCCCGGCCGCCCGCCAGCCCGTGCTGGTCGGCTACGGGGTCTCCGAGTCCTCCACCAAGCGCCGCCCGCGCAAGGCCGCCCCGGCGCCCGCCGTGGCCGCCCAGAACGGTACGGCGGCCCCGGTGGCCGCCCCCGCTCCGGCGGCTCCGGCCGTCCCGGCGCCGCTCCCCGCCGTACCGGCGCAGCCGGCCGGCGAGCGGCCGCTGGCCAAGCCGCCGGTGCGCAAGCTCGCCAAGGACCTCGGCATCGACCTGGCCTCGGTGGTCCCCACCGGTGACGGCGGGGTCGTGACCCGGGAGGACGTGCACGCCGCGGCCGCCGCGGCGATCACCCCGCAGGCCGCCGTGCCCGCGGCGGCTCCGGCCGCCGCCCCGGCCGCCGTGGCCGCGCCCGTCGCGGTGACCCCGGCCCCCGTGGCCGACGCCTCGGCGCGGGAGACCCGCATCCCGGTCAAGGGCGTCCGCAAGGTCACCGCGCAGGCCATGGTCGGCTCGGCCTTCACCGCGCCGCACGTCACCGAGTTCATCACCTTCGACGTGTCGCGCACGATGAAGCTGGTGCAGGAGCTCAAGGCCGACCCGGACCTGGCGGGCCTGCGGATCAACCCGCTGCTGCTCATCGCCAAGGCCGTGCTGGTGGCCATCCGCCGCAACCCGGACGTCAACGCGTCCTGGGACGAGGCGGCCCAGGAGATCGTGCTCAAGCACTACGTCAACCTGGGCATCGCGGCGGCCACCCCGCGCGGGCTGATCGTCCCGAACATCAAGGACGCGCACGCCAAGAGCCTCGGCGAGCTGTCGGAGTCCCTGTCCTCGCTGGTCGCCACGGCCCGCGACGGCAAGACCTCCCCGGCGGACATGCAGAACGGCACGATCACCATCACCAACGTCGGCGTCTTCGGCGTCGACACCGGTACGCCGATCCTGAACCCGGGCGAGTCCGCGATCCTCGCGGTCGGCGCGATCAAGCTCCAGCCGTGGGTCCACAAGGGCAAGGTCAAGCCGCGCCACGTCACCACCCTGGCGCTGTCGTTCGACCACCGTCTCATCGACGGCGAGCTCGGCTCCAAGTTCCTCGCCGACATCGCGGCGGTCCTGGAACACCCCCGCCGCCTGGTCACCTGGTCGTAGCGGACACGAGCACGAAGCCGGCGGCCGGTCTCCCCGTGGAGGCCGGCCGTCGGCCTTTCGGGCGGGGCGGGAAAGCCGTGGTCCGCTCCCTGCACCCCGTGTGATCATCTGCGGATGCTCTTTCGCGCTGCCACCGCAGACCCCGCACACCTGGACCGCGCCGTCGCCCACCCGGCCGACGGTCCCGTCCCCGCCCTGACCGCCGAGAAGGTCCGCGAGGAGCTCGCCGAGAACCGGATCAGGCCCGAGTGGATCTGGACCGCCGAGGACGGCGACGGGCGGATCCTGGCCCGCGCCCTGTGGTGGGGCCGGGCCGACAGCGAGCACCCGATCGCGCTCGACTGCCTCCAGGTGGCAGCCGGGGTGGCCGACCCGGCCGGGGTCGCCGCCGCACTGCTGGACGCCGGGCACGCCGCCTTCGGCGGGCTCCCGGGCTACAACCTCTCCCTGCCCCGCGGCTGGCGCGCCGACCCGGAGCTGGCCGCCGCGGTCGCCTGGCGGCGCGAGGCCGCGCACCGCACCGGGCTGACGCGCGAGATCGAGCGGCTGCGCTACGAGTGGACCCCGGAGGCCGGCACGGCCGCGCCCACCGGCCGGCTCGTCTTCCGCGAGGGCACGGACGAGGAGATGCTGGACGCCTTCGTCCGCCTCTCCCGGGGCAGCCTCGACCTGGCCACGCGGCACGAACTGCAGCTGATGGACGCCGAGCAGCTGGCGCGCGAGGACTTCGACTTCTACCTCGACTGCCCCGGCGAGCGCTCCTGGTGGCGCTTGGCCCACCTCCCGGACGGCCGCCTGGCGGGCCTGGCCATCCCGTCGGCGACCCCGTACCACCGCAACGTCGGCTACCTGGGCGTCGTACCGGAGCACCGCGGCCAGGGCCTGATCGACGAGATCCTGGGCGAGATCACCCGCTTCCACGCCGCGGCGGGCGCCGGGCGCATCACCGCGACCACCGACACCGTCAACGTGCCGATGGCCGCCGCCTTCGACCGGGCCGGGTACGAGGTCACCGAGATCCGCCTCGTGCTGGAAGCCCCGGAGCACTGAACCGGGCTCCCTTCCCCGGGAGGTAACCTGCCGCCCGGGGAAGGGGGCGCGGGTGTCCATCGCCGAACTGCAGGTGTACTCCGTCGAGGAGGCCGACGTCACGGGCGGGGTGTGCGTGGTCCGGTGCGTCGGCGGGGTGGCCCGGGCCGGACAGGTCTACGCCGTCGGGGAGTACCGGATCGGCCTGCGCGGCATCGAGCGCCACGGGCGGGCCGTCGGCTCCGTCGGCGCCGGGCACATCGCGAAGGTCCGCCTGGCGGGCCCCGTGGTCGCGCTGCTCACCCGCGGACAGGTGCTGACGTCGGTGCCGCCCGACGGGCACGCGCTGGAGGAGCTGGAGGTCTGGCTGGCCACGGATCCGCCGCTCGGGGACGAACCGCACCCCCGGACCCTGCGCGTCCTGGCCGGGGTCCGGATGCGGGACGAGCGGCTCCCGGACGGGATCCGGCTGCGCTGGGGCCGGGTGGCGCTGGCCGCCACCCACCGCTGCGCCCGGGCCGAGGGCGGGCCGGATCTGCTCCGGGCGCCCGAACGGGCCGGCCTGCAGGTCTACTTGATCCAGCAGTTCGGGCCGGGCCGGGGCGGTGATCCGGCCGCCCTGTGCCGGGAGCTGCTGGGGCTGATGGACCTGACCCCGGAGCAGGCCGCGGCGCAGGGCCGGGTCTGGCGGGACCTCCCGTACCACCGGATCCGGCACCTGCGCCGGATCAAGGGCCTGATCCCGTGGCTGGTGCTGCTGCGGCCCCACCTCGCGGACGCCGATCCGGCGGCGCGGGCGGCCGACGCCTGGGCGGCGGTCCGGTCCGCCCTCCCCTGAGGGCGGACCGGACGGCCCCGGCACGATCCGCAGGAGACGGTCTAGCGGGCCGCGTTGCCGAGGACCTTGGTCGGGGTGATGCGGACGACCACCCGGACGTCCTCGGCCGGGGCGTCCGCGTACTCCTTGCCGGCGCCCGGACCCATGTACTCCTCGGCGATGCGGACGGCCACCGCGCGGCCGACGTCCTCGGTGACGGTGGCGGTGCCGCGGATCTCGGCGTAGAGGAAGGGGTTGGCCAGGTCGAAGACGGTGAGGCCGACCCGTCCGTCGCGGACGATGTTCCGCTCCTTGCGGCGGCCCTGCTCGGTGGAGACCAGCAGGTCGCCGCCGTCGCGGGTCACCCAGATCACCGAACTCTGCGGGCTTCCGTCGGGGTTGATGGTCGACAGGACGGCGGGGTGCGGTGCGTCGAGCAGCCCCCGTACGGTTTCGTTCAGCTGGGCAGTCATGGCGGCGAGGCTAGTCGGGGGATGCGGTGGCCCGCCGCGGGTTTCCGGCCGCGGCGCCGACTTCCCGAAGTCGGAAACCGGCGGGTCGGCCCTCAGTTCCAGGGGATGTTGAGCCAGGGGCTGGCCGGGTCCGTCGTCAGCGCGAGGTGGGCGGCGAGGGCGGTCGTGTACCAGGTGCCGAACTCCTCCTCGTCGAAGTGCAGGCACCGGCCGAGGACGTACCCGGCGGAGAACTCCGCCCACGAGCGGTACGTGTCGCGTGCGGCCTCCCCGGCGCGCAGTACGGCCTCCTCGGCCTCGGCGACGGTGCCGTAGCGGCAGCCGACGCCCCAGCGGGCCATCTGGGAGGCCCGGCCGATGTCCCAGGCCTCCACGGAGCGGACCCAGCCGTCCTCGGGGAGCAGTCCGTCGGCCCGGAAGCGCTGCTCGTAGCGGGTGATCCGGCCGATGAGGCGTTTGACGCCGGCTATCTCCCCCTCGACCTCGGCGGCCGGCCGCGGCCGGGCGACGGTGACCCCGTCGGGGGTGAGCTGCGGCTCGGCGGCGCGTTCGGCGCTGCGGCGCAGGCTCGACTCGGAGGCGTGCCGCCAGTGCTCGATGTCCACCGGTCCGGCGAAGTCGGAGGCGAGGGCGCGGCGGACGCGGAGCACGTACTCCCAGACGGGGCTGACCATCCCGCGGTCCAGGAGCGTCTCCAGGGTGGAGAGCCAGTCGGCCCGGTCGGTGATGCTCCAGCTCTTCGCGACGCGGCGGCGCTCGTACTGGTAGCCGCTGCCGTGGTAGGCGAGGGCGTTCCAGAACTCGCCGTTCGTGACGGCGAGATGGCCGCCGACGGCGAGGCCGTGGGCGACGGGCCCGTGCAGCGGGCCGCCGGTGAACAGGGCGTGGACCTTGCCCTCGGGCAGGCCGTAGTGCGGGGCGGCCTCCGCGTGGGAGCGCCAGCGGGCCAGGTCGGCGGGGGTGGTGGTGAGGTAGGCCTCGGAGGGGGAGCCCGGGTTCACGGCGAGGAAGGCGGGGTCGTCGGCGGCCCAGACCTTGGCGAACCAGCGCAGGCTCCGCGACTCGTAGACCGTCTCGGGGGTGGGGGCGGGCAGCATGCCGGCGGTGTGGACGGCGAGCGTCCGGTCCGGGGCGGCGTGGAAGAACACCGCGTCGGGATGGGCGTCGGAGCGCCCGCGGGACTGCGCGACGTACAGCGGCGTACGGGCCAGGACGCCGAAGTAGGCGGCCCAGTCGCCGGCGGTCTTGGCCTCGTACAGCTCTCTCTCGATGGCGCTCGGCGCGATCCAGGTCCCCATGCGGCCCGAGCCTATACGGGCTCCTGCCGGGGCCCGAGGGAGCGTCCTCCGCCTTCCACGAGGGGGGTCAGGCCGTCCAGGAGGGCTCCCAGGCCGAGGTCGAAGAGAGCGTCGAGCCGCAGGTCGTAGCCGTCCTCGAAGGATCCGACCACGCGGGCGAAGGTCGGGAAGCGGCCGGAGTCCGTCAGTTCCCGCAGGACGGGGGCGCGGCCGTCCATCCACTGGTCGTCCGACTGCCCCGTGGCGGCTTCGGCGTCGGCCTCCAGTTCCAGGTGGACCGCCAGGCCGTGCACATGGCTGTAGAGCAGGACGTGGATGTCGAAGAGGGTGGTCGGGTCGAGTCCGTGGCCGTCGAGGGCGGCCAGCATCCACTCGCCGTGGACCAGCAGGTTGGGCACCAGCAGCGGGCGGGTGAGCGAGCCGACCCGGGCCAGCCACGGGTGCTTGCGGTACAGCCGCCACAGGGTCCGGGCGCCCACCTCGACGCGCGCCCGCCAGTGGGCGGGGGCGCCGGCACCGGCGGGGTAGGACTCCTCGCCGAAGGCGGCGTCGGCCATGAGCAGGACCAGGTCCTCCTTGCCCGGCACGTACCGGTAGGTCGACATCGGCGAGACGCCGAGCCGGGCCGCGACCCCGCGCATGGAGAGCGCGGCGAGTCCTTCGGCGTCGGCGATCTCGACGGCGGCGCGCACGATCCGGTCGACGGTCAGCTCCGGCTCGGCGTCCGGGGCGGGCGAGGGGCGCCGGCGGGCCGCCGGCGCTGCGGGGACGCTCCCGGCGACGACCGTGCCGATCCGGGGACGGGCCTCGACCAGGCCCTCAAGGCGCAGCGTGGTCAGGGCCTTGGTGGCGGTGGCGAGCGCGACGCCCCACTGCGCGGCGATCTGCCGGGTGGAGGGGACGCGGTCCCCGGGGGCGAGTTCGCCGTCCGCGATGCGCCGCCGGATCGCGGCGACGATCCGCAGGTAGGGCGGGTCACCGGCCGGGCCTGCCGCCCCTGTGGTCTGCATCACGTTCTTCCGCCTTTCTGTCCTGTACTAGTGCAGAGGGTACCAGCGGAGATCTTCTCCGGAGCTGTTCTGAGCTAGTACAGGAGCGCTGAAGTGTCAGTTGAGAGGCCTGTGTGTACGTCGTACATTCAGTGTGCGTACAGCGTACAAACCACTGAAGGAGCTTCTCATGCGGACCGTACTCATCTCCGGCGGCGGCATCGCGGGTCCCGT encodes:
- a CDS encoding alpha-ketoacid dehydrogenase subunit beta, which produces MAVEKMSIAKALNESLRKALEQDPKVLIMGEDVGKLGGVFRITDGLQKDFGEERVIDTPLAESGIVGTAIGLALRGYRPVVEIQFDGFVFPAYDQIVTQLAKMHARALGKVKMPVVVRIPYAGGIGAVEHHSESPEALFAHVPGLKVVSPSNASDAYWMLQQAILSDDPVIFFEPKRRYWDKGEVDFDAIPGELHKARVTREGSDVTLAAYGPMVKVCLEAAAAAAEEGKSVEVLDLRSMSPVDFDGIQASVEKTRRLVVVHEAPVFLGVGAEVAARITERCFYHLEAPVLRVGGFHAPYPPARLEDEYLPGLDRVLDAVDRSLAY
- a CDS encoding dihydrolipoamide acetyltransferase family protein, with protein sequence MTIREFKMPDVGEGLTEAEILKWYVQPGDTVTDGQVVCEVETAKAAVELPIPFDGTVHALLFEEGTTVDVGQVIISVQTGSGEAAAAPAQEIPAPAEAEEAAPAARQPVLVGYGVSESSTKRRPRKAAPAPAVAAQNGTAAPVAAPAPAAPAVPAPLPAVPAQPAGERPLAKPPVRKLAKDLGIDLASVVPTGDGGVVTREDVHAAAAAAITPQAAVPAAAPAAAPAAVAAPVAVTPAPVADASARETRIPVKGVRKVTAQAMVGSAFTAPHVTEFITFDVSRTMKLVQELKADPDLAGLRINPLLLIAKAVLVAIRRNPDVNASWDEAAQEIVLKHYVNLGIAAATPRGLIVPNIKDAHAKSLGELSESLSSLVATARDGKTSPADMQNGTITITNVGVFGVDTGTPILNPGESAILAVGAIKLQPWVHKGKVKPRHVTTLALSFDHRLIDGELGSKFLADIAAVLEHPRRLVTWS
- a CDS encoding GNAT family N-acetyltransferase → MLFRAATADPAHLDRAVAHPADGPVPALTAEKVREELAENRIRPEWIWTAEDGDGRILARALWWGRADSEHPIALDCLQVAAGVADPAGVAAALLDAGHAAFGGLPGYNLSLPRGWRADPELAAAVAWRREAAHRTGLTREIERLRYEWTPEAGTAAPTGRLVFREGTDEEMLDAFVRLSRGSLDLATRHELQLMDAEQLAREDFDFYLDCPGERSWWRLAHLPDGRLAGLAIPSATPYHRNVGYLGVVPEHRGQGLIDEILGEITRFHAAAGAGRITATTDTVNVPMAAAFDRAGYEVTEIRLVLEAPEH
- a CDS encoding PPOX class F420-dependent oxidoreductase → MTAQLNETVRGLLDAPHPAVLSTINPDGSPQSSVIWVTRDGGDLLVSTEQGRRKERNIVRDGRVGLTVFDLANPFLYAEIRGTATVTEDVGRAVAVRIAEEYMGPGAGKEYADAPAEDVRVVVRITPTKVLGNAAR
- a CDS encoding DUF1266 domain-containing protein; amino-acid sequence: MGTWIAPSAIERELYEAKTAGDWAAYFGVLARTPLYVAQSRGRSDAHPDAVFFHAAPDRTLAVHTAGMLPAPTPETVYESRSLRWFAKVWAADDPAFLAVNPGSPSEAYLTTTPADLARWRSHAEAAPHYGLPEGKVHALFTGGPLHGPVAHGLAVGGHLAVTNGEFWNALAYHGSGYQYERRRVAKSWSITDRADWLSTLETLLDRGMVSPVWEYVLRVRRALASDFAGPVDIEHWRHASESSLRRSAERAAEPQLTPDGVTVARPRPAAEVEGEIAGVKRLIGRITRYEQRFRADGLLPEDGWVRSVEAWDIGRASQMARWGVGCRYGTVAEAEEAVLRAGEAARDTYRSWAEFSAGYVLGRCLHFDEEEFGTWYTTALAAHLALTTDPASPWLNIPWN
- a CDS encoding GntR family transcriptional regulator produces the protein MQTTGAAGPAGDPPYLRIVAAIRRRIADGELAPGDRVPSTRQIAAQWGVALATATKALTTLRLEGLVEARPRIGTVVAGSVPAAPAARRRPSPAPDAEPELTVDRIVRAAVEIADAEGLAALSMRGVAARLGVSPMSTYRYVPGKEDLVLLMADAAFGEESYPAGAGAPAHWRARVEVGARTLWRLYRKHPWLARVGSLTRPLLVPNLLVHGEWMLAALDGHGLDPTTLFDIHVLLYSHVHGLAVHLELEADAEAATGQSDDQWMDGRAPVLRELTDSGRFPTFARVVGSFEDGYDLRLDALFDLGLGALLDGLTPLVEGGGRSLGPRQEPV